The Flavobacterium sp. M31R6 nucleotide sequence TTTGGCGGGTTGTAATATCGAAAATTTCAGAATGGATTATGAGGGAAATGAATACCAGGTATATGCAAAAAAATTAAGTGTCCCAACGGATCTTCCTGTTTATATTCTGGGAATGCGAAATTTATCGTATCTAGATTATTTGAGTTTGTTTACATTTAATAATGCCTTCTTAATTACTGTTCTATATGGATTTTTAATAGTTTTATTTACTTTGATTTACTCATCTCTATTTTACAGTGGGCGATTGGGATTATTTTCACGACATCATTTTTACTATCTGTTTCCCGATAACAGCAGGAAAGAAGAATATCAAAATTTATTTGTTGTCAACATTATTTGTTTTTGTACAGCCTTAGCTGTTTTTTTCTTTTCCTCGCCAATCACAGCGCTATATTTTTGTTTTTTGATAGGTATTAATATCACGTTCATCAATATAATTGTTTTAAACATTAGGTGCAGTAAATTCGAAAATTCGCTTTTAAAGTTCTATTTGTTAGTGATCTTTTTAGGTTTTGTTTTCCCGTTGCTGTTATTATATAAAGATCAACTGTATTTGTCTTTTATTTTTGTTGTTGGATCTCATTTAGGGTTAATTCTGTATTATAGAAATTGGAGGAACTGGAAAGACATAGACAGTAATGCCGAGATAGCAAACGCTGTTGCTAAAAACAAAGGGGTTCAACGAAAGGTTTATTTAAAATTCCTGACGTCTGGTCTGATTAATTATTTTGTGGTTTTCCCTTTCATACTTGTTTGTGCTTTTTACTCGAATGAAATAAATGATTACGCAAGATATTATTGCTCACCATCCCAGCCACAAAGTAAATTTGCTAAACACAAAATTATTAGTGCATACGGATGCGATTGCAAGCCGCAAACTGTTTTCGAATTGGGTAAAAATAACGAAGGTGTCATTCACAAATTAAACTTTGGTTTCGAACAACCAACTATGAGTGAGGTTAATAAATACACATTTAAGAAGTTGCACCGAAATTTTTATATCAAAACAAACACTATTCTTTTAAACGGAGGTTCGAATTTATTCTACTTTATTTTGTGTTTTACCCTGATCTTGTTATTGTCTAATGCGTTATTGAATTATTACAGTAATCGATTTTTCTTCTATGAACTGATGCAAGCTTCTTATGAAGGTTATTATCCCTGCAAAAAGAATCTATTTGCCAATGAATATATTTTTATCCCGATGGTCAATGATGAGGATTTAACCAATATGATTCAGAAAGACATGACCAATCCTAGTTCCCCAGATGCAGAAAGTGTGTCAGATCCCAATTGTCCAGACAGGATAATACCACTTGAAAAAGTTTTTGAAAAGGATAATAACAATGAAGTTCTTCCTTTTTTAAAAATGGAATTTATTTTAAACTCAAACCTTAAAAATTTTGACAAGGCTTACTTAAAAATTTGGGATTCTATTCCAAATACTGAGATGCAAAATGTACTCTATGATTTTGCCCAAGATCACTTTTTAAATTATAAAAATAAAGATATTCTTATGCAGTTAATGGATTTGGGCCTAATTAATCACGATAAACTAACGGGTAGATTAAAGGTCATGAGCTATAGCTTTCGGGTGTATATCATGTCAAAAAGCAAGTTGGATACAGAATTCGTTAAACAATTTGAGGATGAAAGTAAAAACGGCACTTACGACAAACTAAAATTGCCAATATTGATTATAGCAATAAGCTTTTTGGTATTATTAATGTATCTCAATAAAGACAGTTACGAGAGAGTGATGATTATGGGAAGCAGCATCGGTTCAGTAATCCTTTTGGTCAATAAGTTTCTGGATTTTGGAAAAAGTTAGTTTAAATTTATTTTTTTAATTTTTGATTAAAGCTTTTAAAATAGAAGCTTTAATCATAGACGATGAGTTTACTATTTTTTATATCTTAGATAAAATTTCACTTAAATCAGCAACAATATGTGTGCAAAAAAATCAGAAAATTTTAAGAGATTAAGTCAGGAAGAATGGGAAGAAGCTTGGCAAAAACATTGGAAAAAAGCACAATTGGACTATGAACTTCCAATAATAGAGTCGGAAGAGTATAAGTTTTTAAGCGAACAAAGAACTGCCGAGAAGGAAAAGGAGCGACTTGAAAGAATTACAGCAGAATTTGAAATGGGGTTTACCAAACTAAGTCAGCTAGGTCCTGCAGTAACCATTTTTGGATCAGCGAGATTCAAGCCGGGAGATCCTTACTACGAATTGTCAAGAGAAACCGGAAATGCGTTTGCAAAAGCTGGCTTTACTGTTTTGACAGGAGGTGGCCCCGGTGCGATGGAAGCCGCAAACAGAGGCGCCAAGGAAGCGGGAGGACCTACTTATGGACTCAATATCATTTTACCCAAAGAACAACAGCCAAATCCGTATGTTAATGACAGTTTTGAGTTTAAATATTTTTTCGTTCGAAAGGTGATGTTAGTAAAATATTCTTGTGCATTTATTGTTATGCCAGGAGGTTTGGGTACCTTGGATGAACTATTTGAGGCGGCAACATTGATTCAGTGTCACAAAATTGGTCCGTTTCCACTTATTTTGGTTGGAGGAAAATTTTGGAAAGGATTACGTGATTTTGTGGGATTCATGATGGAACAAGGTGTATTTTCTTCTGAGGAAATTGGATTTTCACGTATCGTTGAAACTCCGCAAGAAGCGATCGATATGGTTTTATCCAGCTTGCCGTCCGATTTCAAGAACTCTTTAAAACCATTGTAAATGCTTGTTAATAAAGCTGCTTTAAGAGTATAAATCCCTTCTTTTGATTAATAAATATTTATGCAAAACAATAAAAGAATACTTGCCATCATTGGAAGCACCAGAACCAATTCGTCTAATCTTAAGCTTATTCAACATTTTGGTGCATTGACAAGGGATTTATATGATATTACCATTTTTGAAGGGTTAAGTGGATTGCCTCATTTTAATCCAGATCTCGACAATGAAAACCCACCGAGTTCGGTAGATGAATTTAGGAAGCTTATCTCGAATGCTGACGGTTTACTTATTTGTACGCCGGAGTACGTTTTTAGTCTGCCGGGAAGTTTGAAGAATGCAATAGAATGGTGTGTTTCTACTACTGTTTTTTCCCAAAAACCAATCGGGCTGATTACGGCGTCTGCTTCTGGAGAAAAAGGACATGAGCAATTGCAATTAATTATGAAAACGGTTGAAACCAAATTTAATGATGATACTACATTACTCATCAGTGGGATTAAAGGAAAGTTCAATGAACAAGGAGTATTGATTGATATAGAAACTATTCGTCGACTCAATTTACTTGTTAGCGGTTTTAATAAACTTTTAAGCGATTGAATTTAAATGTATTATTTCTGTTTTCGTTAAAGTTGAATAAGATGAATTTTTATTTATTTTTGTGACTGATTAGTCAATCTATATGTAATGAACAAAAAAGAAATAATTTTAGCTACAGCACTTAGGTTATTTGTTGAAAATGGTTTTCATGGCACAGCAACTGCTAAAATTGCCCAAGAGGCAAATGTGGCCACAGGAACGTTATTCAATTATTTTCGAACAAAAGAAGAACTTATTGTTGTGATATATCATTCAATTTTAAAAGAAATGGATGATTTTATTGTCGAAAGAATGGAATCTCATTCGATTTCCAAAGAATCATTTCAATCGTTGTTTACTGCAACTCTTTCTTGGAGTCTTGAGAATCCCATTCATTATCAATATTTGCAGCAATTCAATCATTCTCCTTATTTTAATGTTATAGAGAAAACTATTGCCAGTCAGGACGAGCACCCACTTTTCGTTCTAATTAAAAACGGAATTGACATTGTTCTTATCAAGCAAATGCCGGTTTCTTTTATCTACTCTTTGTTTGCTGCTCAAATCAACGGTTTGCATTATTATATTATTTCGAATGTTTTGAGTAATGATAAGCAATTGGAACTTATCTCGGAAGCTTTCGAGATGTTGTGGAAAATGATTGAAGATTAAGTAAATATGATTGTGACTGATTAGTCAGTTTGTATTTTTAGTTGGCTATTTGTTTTTATAGAAAGCAGTGTTGAAGCTATATCTAAACGAAAACTGTAGTTTGACATCGTTTCCGCTATTGCCTTTTGCTGCTGGAAGATTAAATTGTGGATCGCCTTCAAAGTCATTGTTGTGGCGCATTCCCCATTGTAGTTCAGGTCCTAAAATGCAATTTTTGACTGGGGAATATAGAAGATTGAAACTGGCATATTGTCCCGTTTTATAAGCGGTTGATAACTGAGATTCGGTGGTATTGTTATTTAGTATTGAGTACCCAATTGCCGTACTGAATTTTTGGTTCCAATAAATGTCAAAATAGGTGACCACTCCCACCATTGGAATCGCGACTCCCTTTATCGGCGCAATTGCGTTGTCATATTGTCTTTTGATTCCAATATCTGCATCCGCGTCATTCATGTAGTTTTGGATGCCGGCTCCTGTTGTCAATGCACCATGAAAAATTACATTATTGGCGAGTTTTAAGCGGCTGGTAAAACTCAAGCCCCAACCGACAGCGCTACCAGACAAGTCGTATTGATCTGTATTGTGGTCTTCCCATTTGATGCTTCGAACGATACCCGCCAATTCTAAATATCCCCAACTGCTGCTGTATCGGTATTCTGCAGTTAAATCGGGTACAGAAAATCTAGCTTTGACACCATCAAGCAGTGATGCATATACAAAGTCTTCCCCATATTGTCCCTGGTCTGCCGTGGCTCCTGGTCGTTCAAGTGCAATTGCCAACGAATGATTTTGGTTTGAAATTGGGGTATAGCGTATTTGTACATTTCGAAGGAAAGGTAAGGCATTAGGACCCATAAACTCAACGATATTTGGATAGACATCGGTATCGGTGAATAGACTGTTGGTTTGACCTGCTCCAAATTTGCCTAATTCGCCATAAGCATGTTTAAGGCGGAAAGCGGTGTTGCCAACTTCTTTCCCCATTCCAAATAAATCAAATTCAAAATGTGTTTTGATTTGTCCCAAGGGCGTATCGAAATAGTTTTTTATGCCAAATGTACTCTGCCGTACGCTCATAAAAAAGACGCCTTGGCTTTGGT carries:
- a CDS encoding TIGR00730 family Rossman fold protein, whose product is MCAKKSENFKRLSQEEWEEAWQKHWKKAQLDYELPIIESEEYKFLSEQRTAEKEKERLERITAEFEMGFTKLSQLGPAVTIFGSARFKPGDPYYELSRETGNAFAKAGFTVLTGGGPGAMEAANRGAKEAGGPTYGLNIILPKEQQPNPYVNDSFEFKYFFVRKVMLVKYSCAFIVMPGGLGTLDELFEAATLIQCHKIGPFPLILVGGKFWKGLRDFVGFMMEQGVFSSEEIGFSRIVETPQEAIDMVLSSLPSDFKNSLKPL
- a CDS encoding NADPH-dependent FMN reductase, whose product is MQNNKRILAIIGSTRTNSSNLKLIQHFGALTRDLYDITIFEGLSGLPHFNPDLDNENPPSSVDEFRKLISNADGLLICTPEYVFSLPGSLKNAIEWCVSTTVFSQKPIGLITASASGEKGHEQLQLIMKTVETKFNDDTTLLISGIKGKFNEQGVLIDIETIRRLNLLVSGFNKLLSD
- a CDS encoding TetR/AcrR family transcriptional regulator; amino-acid sequence: MNKKEIILATALRLFVENGFHGTATAKIAQEANVATGTLFNYFRTKEELIVVIYHSILKEMDDFIVERMESHSISKESFQSLFTATLSWSLENPIHYQYLQQFNHSPYFNVIEKTIASQDEHPLFVLIKNGIDIVLIKQMPVSFIYSLFAAQINGLHYYIISNVLSNDKQLELISEAFEMLWKMIED
- a CDS encoding DcaP family trimeric outer membrane transporter produces the protein MIKIRYATLIILLFYCGLNAQNAGTDKTMEIFGFIQMDSGYDFGRMNPDWYDTMRPTQILDKEGNEYQSQGVFFMSVRQSTFGIKNYFDTPLGQIKTHFEFDLFGMGKEVGNTAFRLKHAYGELGKFGAGQTNSLFTDTDVYPNIVEFMGPNALPFLRNVQIRYTPISNQNHSLAIALERPGATADQGQYGEDFVYASLLDGVKARFSVPDLTAEYRYSSSWGYLELAGIVRSIKWEDHNTDQYDLSGSAVGWGLSFTSRLKLANNVIFHGALTTGAGIQNYMNDADADIGIKRQYDNAIAPIKGVAIPMVGVVTYFDIYWNQKFSTAIGYSILNNNTTESQLSTAYKTGQYASFNLLYSPVKNCILGPELQWGMRHNNDFEGDPQFNLPAAKGNSGNDVKLQFSFRYSFNTAFYKNK